Genomic segment of Bradysia coprophila strain Holo2 unplaced genomic scaffold, BU_Bcop_v1 contig_561, whole genome shotgun sequence:
AGTTTTAAATTCagaagaaaacaacaaaatctaacCCGTTTTCTGTTGTGTGTACGTACATATGTTGTGTGGTCATTACTGTGCATAAAGTTTACTATATTGAAACACGAGCTAATTATAAGAGCGAACAGAAAAAACCATGCAATTCAACACTGTTATGATGAATCGGATATCCTTTCTGTACGTCATTTTGGCTGTATGCCAATTGCCAATTTCAGTGTGCGGCGAGTGCACTTCGAAAGACGATCGATCCAGTGTTTTATGTCTAATGAAGTCCATCGAACGATCGAGTGTTGTCGATCTGGAACCAGTTGTCGGTGGTACGCGAATGGTAATTAACTGTGACGAATCGCTGTTGCTGGAGAGTTCCATTCCGGACGGCTTTTTCAAACGACTGATCGGATTGGAAGAACTGTACATTGAGTCGTGCAAATTGTTACAATTGAAAAACGGATCATTTGACGGTTTGAATCGATTGCGAACGCTTAGCGTGAATACCAGAAACTCGGAATGGGGTCTCGGACATAAATTGGAACTGGACGAGGGTATCTTCGACGGATTCGATGAGCTACAATCGCTTACACTGTCGAACAATAACATGAGACAATTGCATCAGACGGTGCTGTGTCCGTTGCGCCGATTGACGAATCTGAATCTTTCGAATAACCGCATTCGTTCGACAGCAGATCTTGGTTTCGTGGAATGCGAACACATGAGCGAATTGAAAGCACTTGACTTGAGCGCAAATGATTTGTACACGTTGGAGAGCAATTGGACGATGGCGGACATGCGCAGTGTAGAGTCGCTGTTTCTGCAAGAAAACAATTTGACCAACATATCATCGACATCACTGGACAACTTAATATCAATGCGAGTGCTGAATTTAAGCTCAAACTACTTGGAAATACTGCCATCCGGTTTGTTCAACAAGACCAACAATCTGCAGGAGATCTATttgcaaaacaacaaaatctacCAATTGCCGTTGGATTTGTTCAACGACTTATCGGAACTGCTCGTACTGGACCTGAGTGGCAATCAACTATCCAGCCATTACATCGACAAAACAATATTTGGCCAACTGCATCGTTTGATCATACTGAATTTAGCCGACAATGCGTTGACTCGCATCGATGCCGTCTTCAgcgaattgaattttctgcAAATATTGGatctgaaaaataattcaatcgGATTCGTCGATCAACGTGCATTCATCCCGTTGACCAATTTACATACGCTAAACCTGTCCGGCAACCGTTTGCACATCGTCAACAATGGACTGTTCAACGGACTCTTTGTGCTGTCACGACTGGTGCTCAGCAACAATTTGATTACGGTGGTGGAGTCGAGTGCGTTCAAGAATTGCTCGTCGCTGAAGGAGTTGGATCTGAGCTCGAATCAACTGATGGATATCCCGGAAGGTATTAGAGATTTACGAATGTTAAAGAGTTTAGATTTAGGCGAAAATCGCATTAGTGTCATAACGAACGATTCGTTTAAGGGATTGAGTCAATTGACCGGTTTGAGGATGATGGACAATTTGCTTAGTAACATCACGTGTGGTGTGTTGTACGATCTGCCCAAATTGAATGTGCTGAATTTGGCTCGGAACAAAATTCAGGCCATTCAACGCGGTGCATTCGATCGAAATGCCGAAATCGAAGCAATCCGACTCGATAAGAATCTACTGACGGACATCAATGGGATATTTGCTACGTTAAACTCATTGTTGTGGCTTAATCTATCGGAAAATCAATTGGTCTGGTTTGATTTTGCATTCATTCCAATGAATTTAAAGTGGTTGGATGTGCATGGCAACTACATAGAGGCGTTAggaaattattataaattaatGAGCGAAATAACAATAACAACCCTTGATGCAAGCCATAATCGAATTACAGAGATCGGTCCCACATCTGTTCCCAACAGCATCGAATTGTTTTTCGTAAACAACAATCTTATTCGAACGGTTTATCCGAACACATTCAtcgataaaatcaatttgactCGCGTCGATTTGTATTCAAATGCCATAAACAAGTTGCATGTGCACGCCGTTCGCACCGCACCAATGTTACTGAAGAAATCGGTGCCCGAATTTTATTTGGGTGGCAATCCCTTCGAATGCGACTGCTCAATGGGATGGTTGCATCATCGCAACGATATTGTGCATGTACAGCATCCACAGCATCCGAAAATTATGGATTATGATGCCATTGAATGTTTAGTATCGCATAAACGCGATAATCCGGTTCGTTTATTGTCCAGTCTGGGACATCAGGACTTTTTATGTCGCTACGAAACACAGTGTCATCCCACATGCCATTGTTGTGAACAGAAATCGTGTCACTGCAACATTAAATGTCCGGACAATTGCTCGTGTTTCCGTGATCAACAGGGAATGATTAATAACATTAATTGCGGCAAACAGAATGCCCTCTATGTGCCCGAACAACTACCCGCAGATGCGACCGCTGTGTATGTGGACGGGAACAATTTccttgaattgaaaaattacgtGTTCGGCACGATGAAGAAGTTAAAGTCACTCTATCTCAATAACAGCAACATTGTAACCCTTCAGCATCACACGTTCGCTGGCTTAAGCGCACTTCAAAAACTTCATCTCGATGATAACAAATTGACGGCACTGTATGGTTATGAATTCGACCAACTGCACGGATTACGTGAACTCTATTTGCAAGACAACTTGTTGACATACATTGAAAATTCCACTTTCGCTCCACTAATCTATTTACAAGTCCTTCGATTGGATGGTAATAAAATCTCGACATTATCCGCATGGCAGATGCAATCAACACACttgacaaatttaaaatccCTGACACTGGGACAGAATGTATGGAGCTGTGGCTGCGAATTTTTGCAAGAGTTTATCACATTCGTTTATGACAGCGATGTGGTGGTGAGGGACGCAAGAGAATTATATTGTGTTGACGGAGACGTTCGACGCGTtataaattccaatttaacAATGTTGTGCAAGGGTTTCGATAGTGTCATATTACCGGAAGGCATCCCACACGGCTATGTTCCTCTGCTGGCATTTTCGCTGACAATTATTTTCGTACTAGCTGTACTCGTTGCGGTTTTCACCGTCAAGGAACAAATGTGTTGCTCGTATGTTAGCAGTAACGAAAAGCATGTGCCCAAAACATTGTACGATGCATTGATAATGACTTCACAAGAAGACTCCGACTATGTTTATCGCAATTTGGTGTCGGAAATAAAACACCAAAAACCCTCATTCCGTATCGGCATGCAGCACAAGAATGTTGTCACACCGAATGTACCCGGCGTTGCTCACCGATCTGGTAGAATAATCATATTTCTGTCGAATAGTTTTTTGCAACATGAATGGAAGAGGCCGGAGGTACGTTCAGCCATTTCGAATTCATGGATGCCCGGCAAGGTTATCATTATTCAAACGCCGAATGTTATCTTCGCCACCAATCACGACAGAGAACTTATCAATAACATCGGTAAAGGCATCATTATGCTCAAAACGTGGGAAATCGATTTCGCATTCAAATTAATGTACGCTCTTGACAATCCGCCCAACAACATGCTCATTCGCGAAAGCAACgataaaatatggaaatctCATAATTCGAAATTAGTGAACCCGTATGCGTGCATCGTTGACGGTTTCGATGATCCGCACAAAAACGATTCATATTATTCGGCGGCCACCGCCGAATCGGTATTCTCGCACAGTCCCCCTCCATCCATGTCACAATCGTCGGCAATTATGAAACACAATCATGTGTACGCTGGTATCGATTCCGACTATGGTAGTGTGACGAATGAAGATTCCATTGTGAGCGTACATCGACCGATTGCACAGGAATCAGATAATGGACATAGTGGTGGCGAAACTGATGTTAGAACTGGGGGATTTCTGGTTTGAATGGGAGGAtattaaattagtttttactGAATGAAACTGTGATAAAGCAATAATATATGATAAATTGACCAAGTTGACCATTCATGACTGTATAGAACGATCTTCTTGCAACGATAGCAATGACAAACTGtctctataaaaaaaagttcttcttACCACAGACTTCAATGCATTTCGTCTGAATGTtatctaaatttaaaatcatcagaaacaaaattctgaaatctATTCATGCACCACTCACTCTATACTCAAACAATTTTCCCACAAAAATCCGTGtctaatgaaaaaaatgtgccCGCAAATTCATCTTGCATTGAATAAAAGGTCCTAACATCATAACGACAAATATTCACTAAGGAATACCATGCACACCACACACATCTATGTATGTCGTCCATATAAATACAAACTGTCGTAACCATATTCCATGTAAATTGTCTCATCGTCTTCAAAACCGAAAAATCCTCGTTATTTATGAGAAACATGTTATTTTTCGTAACTGTCCCAATAgaataaattctttaaataaaaataacgaaaaaagtaAACCGAAAAAACATCTACCTGCTTTATCCCGTTGTAGCCATACAATGATAGagctaacacacacttatcatccaactaaataaaattatgttaGATTTCATGTTGAAGCAAaagcagaagaagaagaagaagaagaaaaaaaaacattcgaaaCCTCAAATGCCTACCTCacaatttaatattaattCCACAAGTCTCTGAGTTTCTCAGCGGTATATTTCCTTGTTGcttacacacaaaaacatttttataaatttatttctttgtcAGAGAAGGTTTCATCATGttatttttgtagttttgtgtcattttgaattagacgtttttttttcttccttcaaTCCTCTCAACAAAAAGGTATAAATTATACACAAACACAAAAGCAATCAAAACATATAATCaagaaataggaaaaatttgaattttgttctacatttttcagtttcgaaatcgatttttttttcttctatctcGTAACTCGTAAGGATACACATGTACTCGGAGCGCTCAAATAAGTTACATAATTATAGTAAAAAAGATATTATTTTTTCCAACGatattttcaacttgttttatatagaaaatggGACAGGGAGTTTAAGATTAAGGTTATTAAAAGTCGATTTTctatttcgctt
This window contains:
- the LOC119083112 gene encoding toll-like receptor 7, which produces MQFNTVMMNRISFLYVILAVCQLPISVCGECTSKDDRSSVLCLMKSIERSSVVDLEPVVGGTRMVINCDESLLLESSIPDGFFKRLIGLEELYIESCKLLQLKNGSFDGLNRLRTLSVNTRNSEWGLGHKLELDEGIFDGFDELQSLTLSNNNMRQLHQTVLCPLRRLTNLNLSNNRIRSTADLGFVECEHMSELKALDLSANDLYTLESNWTMADMRSVESLFLQENNLTNISSTSLDNLISMRVLNLSSNYLEILPSGLFNKTNNLQEIYLQNNKIYQLPLDLFNDLSELLVLDLSGNQLSSHYIDKTIFGQLHRLIILNLADNALTRIDAVFSELNFLQILDLKNNSIGFVDQRAFIPLTNLHTLNLSGNRLHIVNNGLFNGLFVLSRLVLSNNLITVVESSAFKNCSSLKELDLSSNQLMDIPEGIRDLRMLKSLDLGENRISVITNDSFKGLSQLTGLRMMDNLLSNITCGVLYDLPKLNVLNLARNKIQAIQRGAFDRNAEIEAIRLDKNLLTDINGIFATLNSLLWLNLSENQLVWFDFAFIPMNLKWLDVHGNYIEALGNYYKLMSEITITTLDASHNRITEIGPTSVPNSIELFFVNNNLIRTVYPNTFIDKINLTRVDLYSNAINKLHVHAVRTAPMLLKKSVPEFYLGGNPFECDCSMGWLHHRNDIVHVQHPQHPKIMDYDAIECLVSHKRDNPVRLLSSLGHQDFLCRYETQCHPTCHCCEQKSCHCNIKCPDNCSCFRDQQGMINNINCGKQNALYVPEQLPADATAVYVDGNNFLELKNYVFGTMKKLKSLYLNNSNIVTLQHHTFAGLSALQKLHLDDNKLTALYGYEFDQLHGLRELYLQDNLLTYIENSTFAPLIYLQVLRLDGNKISTLSAWQMQSTHLTNLKSLTLGQNVWSCGCEFLQEFITFVYDSDVVVRDARELYCVDGDVRRVINSNLTMLCKGFDSVILPEGIPHGYVPLLAFSLTIIFVLAVLVAVFTVKEQMCCSYVSSNEKHVPKTLYDALIMTSQEDSDYVYRNLVSEIKHQKPSFRIGMQHKNVVTPNVPGVAHRSGRIIIFLSNSFLQHEWKRPEVRSAISNSWMPGKVIIIQTPNVIFATNHDRELINNIGKGIIMLKTWEIDFAFKLMYALDNPPNNMLIRESNDKIWKSHNSKLVNPYACIVDGFDDPHKNDSYYSAATAESVFSHSPPPSMSQSSAIMKHNHVYAGIDSDYGSVTNEDSIVSVHRPIAQESDNGHSGGETDVRTGGFLV